The Fusarium fujikuroi IMI 58289 draft genome, chromosome FFUJ_chr01 sequence AACAATGGTCCAGGTGGCGAATGGCATCTTCCGACGGCTAAATGAGCTGTTGAGTATGAAAACAATTCAATACCACCCAAAAATAAGGCTAGGGACCCGAAAACTATGTAAAGACTCCGCGAGAATTGATGGCTCGCGTATCTTGCATAACGTTGTGTTTGCCCATCGTATGACACCTATGACTCGGGTCCCTGGGATGGCGTGGGGACAAACTGGAGTGCATTTTGTCACAACCATATACGTAGATCTGTTGCTATAAAATCACAATCGTTGTTTTCGAAACAACTAAGCACCAAGGAGGGCTTAACATCCTCTTTGAGCTGATTTAATGGCCTTTTGCAGGGGCAACTCTCCGTTTAATGTACTGGAATCAGTGATTTCTAGGGTAGCCAAGGGTCACGCTACGTCATGTTTCTAAGCCAGGGCGACAGTCACGTAACGTTGTCTCCAGCCACTCTCCCACATAAAGCCCGGTCGGACTCCTCGGACACCAGAATCTTAAATACTTTTCATCCCAGCAAAACTCAGCTGTGAACAGTTTGCGCGTGACTAGCTCAATGGAGCACAAGCTTGCAGAACCATGCCACGTTTATTGCTGCTATTTTTATCTCGTGTTAGCGGAGCGTGGCTGTGCAGCCAGTCAACGGCTCGTTCCAGACGTAATCGGCACGAGCCACACAACAAAATGTCACGATACCATCAATTAACCCCTGTAGCTCGTAGGTGTCGCCGAGTCTACCATTAGGCTCTGCGCAATACGAGGACGTCACATCGTAACGGTGCCGGAATGCAAATGGGGCTCTGTGTCTAATTACAGTAGCTTTGCCCTCGTCCTTTCTAGGGATGCTCCCTTGATTATGTTATTGTCTCAGTATAATTTCAACGAAACGAAcccattctttcttttcttcatgtTTACTTTTTGCCTCTAACTATAACATTATTATTTATTCCATGGATTTACTATCGTGCTAGCATATACCGAGTACACAATGGTAAAGAGGTTCGATGGCCTTGAGTTTTGGGAGCAACGATGCAAGGCTCTCGAGCTATCGCAAACGCCCGCTACAAAATCACCTACCGACAGCGAGCCATCCCTGTCATTCGAGAGCCCAGAACTACCCAGCGCCGGGCCAGTATCACCAGCTCTTTCACTAATAAAATGGCCGACGACGGCAAAACCGCTCGGAAACGTCGATGATTCCGAACCCATCTTCATTCAGACTGTTTCTGCAGTCCACGACGTCCGCAATTCCATGTCCTTTTCGCCCTCATTGGACCAGCATAGCCAATCTGCATGCGTGCTACGGCCAAGCAGCTTTGAAGGAAAGGAGGAGTTCCTCACTGTTATCAGCAGAGGTGGATCGGATATAAAACGGGACAGCAGTATGGATGAGAGGAAATCACCATCAGCTGGCTCAAATATTACACAACTCAGACGAAGATTACCACTGCGACTCCAAACAACCGACCTGTCTGGAATGGCACAACGCCAACAAAGGCACTCAATGATGCCAAATCTTCCAGCCGCGAATACCAACAATTCGCCACTAGATTACAGACACACATTGAGTGCTTCAGCAGATTGCAACAAGTGCATCACCGGCCAAACAGACAAAGCATTCGAAGCCCTCACCAACGCCCTAAACAACAAACGCCAAGACGAAACAAAACACCTCACAGTTATCCGACCGACCATAGACTGCCGCATGCCATCGCTCAAGTCGCCAAAACCAATTCGACCCAGAATGATACGCCAAAAAACGCAGGAATGGGCAGCGACGCAAGAAGATATCGATAGTTCAACAGCGAGCTCTCTATCAAGTCCGATCAGTCCATTGATGCCAATCCAGATCTCGCTAGACGGGAAGGACTTGGATAAGTCGGAAATACCCCCAATGGGATATAATCTGGATCATGACTTGGAGGACTTTTTGAAATGGGAGGCACGGAATGTATGTGCTTATGGATATGGGACAAATGGGTATACCCTTACGCCGTAGACTAGAAAATGATTTAATGATGGGAGGATAATATACGGTTAAATTGCTGGACATCCTATGACTAGAATATTCCCTAATAATTGATACAATCGACTACTCATAGAAGCGGGCGAGATCATTTCAGAAGACTCCTCATCGTACTAGTGCGAATCGCACGAAAAGTTTCATATGTCTATACTAGCGTTATGTCAGAAATTATAGTCACTTCTAGCTTCCGGTAATGATCATAACGTTACTTATTACTGTACAGCAGATGATGGACCAGTGGGATGGAATTGAGGACCCATTCTGTCGgctataatatactaattGGGCATAAATCCAATGATCTCATCCAATGATATTTGAGATCGCTCTTCGGACCAAAGGATACAACAGTCAACATCCAGCCTAGTCAAGGCGTAATTGGTGATCTTGCGCTGTACCTGGATTAATCACCTGTCGGCTTTCCTTCCAATTACGTGATCATTTACCTTAATTCGACCTTGGCTGCTGAGTAATGGGAATATCATCAAGTCTACCCATTGCTTCAGGTGAGGGGTCATGTCAATGACCTAACCACTATATAAAGACACACGCATCTGTTGTAAAAACACTCATTATTCACGACATAATCAGCAGTAAAAATGGCCTCAGCAACTTCATTCCGCGACCTTGTTGGCATTCCCGCCTCTACGGCTAGCCCCTCCGACAGcgttctcatcatcatcgatgcGCAGAACGAGTACGCTGAGGGACAGCTCAAAGTGGCCAACGCTGCTGAGTCGCGCAAAGTCATCGCTGGACTTTTGGAGAAATACCGAGCTGCGAATGGGAGTGTCGTGCATGTTGTCCATGATACACCAGAGGGCGCGCCAGTATTCACCCCAGGTACTAAGCTTGCTGAGGAGTTTGACGAGCTGAAGCCTAAGGATGGCGAGGCTGTTATCCACAAGAACTTCCCTGGTTCATTCACCAAGACGGATCTTCAGAGCGTCTTAGATAAgactgggaagaagaaggttgttcTTACAGGCTACATGGTAAGTCACTGAGTTGCATTACTGAGAAGCAAGACTAATCATGCAAAGGCCCATGTCTGCGTCTCAACTACCGCGCGTCAAGCTGACGAGCTTGGCTTTGACGTCATCATCCCCGAAGATGCCGTCGGTGACCGTGACATCCCTGGCGTCGACGCCTCACAGCTGGTCAAGGTGTCACTGAGCGAGATTGGCGATGCTTTCGGAACCATCATCAAGAGTAGCAGCATTGCTTAGAACTATCTATAAGTGATATAAACTTTTACAATCTATGTCATTACAATTCATTATACAATTCATTCCTGTTTCTCTGAGAATTCTGGCTGTACTAGTTCCCTCCGTGTGAACTTGACGTTGAAGTCTGTCTGCTTGACGAACCAGGCGTTGATGATCCTCCACTCCTTGCTTGGGTCTTCAAAGTTAATCTGGTTCTTGTTAGTGTTGACTCCATCAAAGCGCGGGATGAGTTAAGCTTACCTCGAATCGTCTTAGAAGACTTGGCACAACCTTGTAGATCTCGAGTAGACTAATATTCTTGCCAATGCATGTTCGGCTACCCATGCCAAACTGGAACATCATACCAGTCATCTTCTTGATACGcttatcttcctcttcagcgTCAAGCTTAGGATCAGGCAACCAGCGCTCGGGCCGGTACACATCAGTGTCGTTTCCAAAGATCTCTGGGCGGTTGTGGATGATCCACGCTGAGACACCGACGATTGTGCCGCCCTTAATGAACTCGCCTCCAATCTCTGCTCCCTGGGGAGGAACGATCCGCTCAAGGGGAAGACCTGGTGCGGGGTGCATGCGGAAAGCTTCCTGAACACAGGCATGAAGGTAAGGGAACTTCTGAGCCTCGGAGAAAGTGACCAGACCAGTTTCGTAGTCAGAAAAGacaccagccttggcagcttcatcaagctctttcttgagcttctggtaGCACTCGGGGTTTCGGAGTAGGTAGTAGAAGACGGCGGAGAGGGTGATAGCTGTAGTTTCTGAACCTGCAAAGGCCATGGATACAGCCATGGTCTGGACCAGAGTGTCTGTCATGAACTCGGGGCGGGCTTCACGAGCGGCGATGAACTTGGAGAGCAAGTCTTGGCCTAGGGGTTGTTTCTTGAGGTTGCTAGTGGGAAGGCTATCAACCGACTTGAGCTCAGGGATGAGACGTTCAGCCATGCGGGCGCGGGCGAAGCGTGCGACGGCGATTGTTGAGTCAAAAAGACCCCACTGGGAGAGCTTGAGGTAGATAGGgttcttctggaagatgAGGTCGAGGAAGGGGATTTGTCCGATCTGAGACCTGTTAGTAAGAGCTTGGATAAATGAATGGATGGCTTACAGGTGCAACATAGAGGAACAGCTTGCCCAAGTACGCGACAATACCTTCAACgtcttcattcttctcaaTGAAGCCATGTCTCTTGCTATAAGTGATCTCGCCAATGACATCAAAAGCGTAGAACTGAAGCCATTGTGTAAAGTCACAGACATCAGACCTCTTAGCGAAGAGATTTTCGGTCTGTTCCAAGAATaatttggtggtgttgtcgACAAAGGGCTCGTATTGAACGAGTGCGCTCATGGAGAAGGCAGAGTTGACACATCTGCGGAATTGGGAGTGGAAGTCATTGTCTGTTGTGCTGAAGAGAGATGCGAGACGGTGGCCCTTGACCACGGATTGTTGTACAATGTAAAAGTCGGACTGAAGACAGTAAGCATGAAGTTTCTATTGCCAAGTGAATGACATACCTTGACATAACCCTTGCTGAGACCATAAATGGACTTGAGAACAGCAGGGTCTGCAAATGATAGAGCATTTGGTCCATATCTGACAATATCACCATGCTTAGCATGGAGTTTCTGCAGCGTCACCTCAGGTCTCTGCCCATAAACATCCCAGAAGCGCCACCAATCCGTCAAAGACGCCAAAAAGGGACCGGGGTATTTATTTAGACCATGGTGATATCTGTTCTTGACCAGCCACGCGACAGTCAGTGATGTAAGTACCAACACCCAATGCTGGGCGAGGGCACTGAGAAGCGTTTCAACCAAGCCACTGTGCATGTTGAAGGCACAAAAAAGGGCACACAAATTAAAgaattgttgaagaaggcactGGAGTggtttattttctttatttttctatCTAGCACACTCTCTTCTTATATCGCTTTCCACCTTAGACCAGATCTTGATGACAGTCTCGGTCTTCGGGTACTCCAGGTTTGCCCCCACAGGTCATTCTGGGGTATTTGGGGACAAAATGATCCACCAGCTCGGCAAGTAAACACGGCAAATACAGCTGATGCAGATATCCGAGCACACTTTTGCGGTTTGGTAAATAAATGTCATcataattatatacctacaGCGTATTACTGGGAAAACGAGGCGAGGAGAGTTTTTCCCTGCGACATGCCTGCGTTGGAGCTAATAAATGTCGTCGGCAGATGTGAACGGGAGAGCAATGATAACGCAGATAAAGTAAGCAGACGGGCGACGATAACGAGTCTTCATTCGCACAGAGGAATTGCGGCATTCGGAGTTCGCGGATGAGAGATAGATTGCAGAGTGTGCACGTCGTCATCACAGCAGGCGTATCGCGTGTATCACAACTGCCGTGTCACAGAATTTGCCGATGCTGGGATTGCACAAGGTTTTGTTGTGTTGCGTTGCATTGAGGCTCCTTTTCATGCGCCGTGTTTCGAGTCTGGTTGGACGCATTGCGTATTTATCAGCTGCGGTTCATTATCTGTGACCAGAACTAAGtttattcttctcatcctccctTTTCTCATCAGATCATGTCATTGAATCCCAGCCGTTATGCCATAAGTCCTCAATTGATGTCGGAAAATATCGTGAGgctcaaccttctcctgtGCTTAATGCAACCGCTGTCTGTCTGAGAAGCTTTTAGACGAAAGACTTTTCGGAAGTACGATGAAGTTGTGATGTGTTCGATTCAAATATACCTCTCATATCGAGTGTACTATTGGACCTGACAGTTGATCAGTGTACACTCACAACAAAATTTCCGATCTTTCCATGCTCCTCACCCATGAAGTTCGGATATACGGCAAGAATGTAAAGTTTACTGCTCAAACCATCCTTCATAGCATCCAATGCCATCATCGGCCCGTTCCGAAGTTCATGATGCTCATGTCGCAATAGTGTCAAGGCAAAACCGAGAACTACGTTGGCGTTTCCATTCACTGCCTCGGATGTTTACTGTAGGAAAATGGTTCACTTCTGGGGACTGACAAACGCAGATGGTATTTAGGATTTCCAGGTATTGAGGTGGCATTAACagttgtgagctagaagtgttatttgccgctgagacctgtggctgagagcttaatccGGCCGAGAGAAGATAGAGGTGGCATTAATACTGTCCAATTGAATTACTTGATATACTATGAGCCTGGAGTATCAGAATCTATTTATCCGTTATGATATATCGTTTTAGCAAAGCTTTAACAACTCAAGCCAACGTTACCGCAGCAAAGTCTTGCCATCCCTTATTCTTATGAGAGTTTGCATAATCGCAGACACCTTTCACCACAATAGATGGCAAGTCCTCCCACAATGTAGCGCTTTCCATCTCAAATGCCTCAATGCTAACCGCTCAGCAAGTCCATCTCGATCCCGACTGGACTTAAGCGCTGGGTCTCCAAAACCAAACCTGCCCTGAAAGATCAAAGGCCTTTGCGCCTCGCAAGTGTTGCCTGGTCCTTCCAAGAGTGTTTTCTTCTACAGTCGACCTCGACGAGGAATTTCTCGTCACATCCTGCTTCTTCGCAGGTGAAATCACGACAGCGTTCGCATATAAGGCCTAGGCTGGTGAAGCACATGCATAGTACCAAAGTGTCGATCTGATGCTGGTATCTGGTGCGTAGTGCTGAGTGCTACTTGGTTGGTCTTCTGGATTTGTTCCAAATCCTCTGCTAATCCTGCCGCAACGTCGCCAAGAAAAGGTTTTATTCTTTTTCATCTGTTTTTGTGCCCTTCTCCTGTGGTCACCTTACTGGCAGATGCGTTCCTGAGCGGCACCCTGCGCGCGGCCTGCACAGCAGAGATGGTGTGTGGGAGCTGCGGGATCTGTGGATGGCTTCCCCTGCAAGGCGTGATGAAATTGCTGTACTGGAGGAGCTGGGCGTGGTATAAGTTATGCTGCTGTGGGTATAGAAAGTCGGAGAAGTCGCCGCAGTAAAACTGGGTGAAAGCCTGCCCAAGGAAGGTCCGGTCGTCGGCGGTGGGAGCTCTGCGGCTGATCGGGGTCAAAGATTTCTCATGAAGATAGCGTATACGAAAAGCATTCTCTAACAACGGTTCTTCTGTAGGAGAATCCGCGTAATCTTCCGGCAACTTGACGACGCGATTGGTCTCGACGAAGTTAGAGATGACATGGCAATTCTGGCTATCAAATGAAAAGGTTAAAAccactttatataataaggccATTCTTTGGTCCGACTTACCACTTGACTCTTTTCCCTTCAGACATCTTCACGATGTTTATTGCACGACATTTCGGGCAGCAGGTATCGCTGACAGCCCCTTTATGGTTTGAGATTATAGTCATGAATATTTCTGCTCCTGGAAGCATTTTAGTGTCCCAATTCTCAGTTCCGATATCAGTTGTCAGTTCCTTATCCTCCAATACATACTCCTCTTGATCGATCTTGGCGTGCCACGGTTGACGGCGAAGAATAATCCGTAGGAGATTATGAAACTTCTGCCAATTCCAATACATAAGTGGTAAGCTTATTCGTTGTATTAAAGTAAGAACTCACCTGTTTAGATGTACAGAGACCTGGGGGAATAAGAATGAGACTCTGGCTCGCGTCAAGGAGCTTAATTGGCAGATCGACCACTCCTCGACTGCCATTTAGAATTCGAATAGAGCAAGTCTTGAGAGCGCATAGTGATATGCAGTCGAGTAGTTCGCGAACCGCTAAGTCCATCTGTTGATAGAAATTTTGAATCTCTCGTGTCGGCAGCCAGGTTTCGTCTCTCAAGCTTTGATCATGGTGGCTCATAGAGAAGATCCGACTTCAGATGTCAGCATTTGTGCGCACCACTGCCATAACAGATTCTCTGAGGTAGTGACTTACCATAAACGCAACACGAGTAATTCCAGCTCCCGTTGGAGGTCTTTCTGCAAAGCTTGCACGGTACTAGACCTCGGTGCTCGGTTTTGGAAAAAATTGTGAATCAACCTCAGGCAGCTGGTCAATGGGCCATTGAGAAGAGTTAAGTTGTTACAGTGGGGACTGTGTACCAAGTATTGGGCATAATTTGTTGGTAAATACGAAGCTTCGATGAAAGACCGGCAATGTGAAGTAGCGTGCTGAATGATGGCTAGAAGCTGCAAGGTGTGGCGATGGATTGTTCTGATCTAGCTCAAATTCTTCAGCATACGCGACAGTCTGATTGTGTTGTGGGACCTACATCACTGTCCTCCAGGAAGCCGAAATCTGGCAAATGCAGCGTGGGTATAGTGCTCACGCTCCCTATAATAAGCTGTTTGCTATTTTCTCTTGCAGTGTAGTTATTGACAGGTTGGACAGATGATGCTGGAACAGGGTCTATGTCTCTCCCTAAGAAGCTCTCCACGGCGGGTATGTAAGGCAGAGTGAGAAAGGAGTTGGTGTTATGACTGGCCATACTGCCCTATAGTGTCTGTTGACCTGATCGGAGGACAAATGAGGTATCTGAACGCAAGTGGGGGTTAACGGAGATATTGGAAACCAGGTCTGATGTTATTTAATTTGAAGACATTCATATTCAGGTGAAATCTTACGACACAGACTCGTTCAGCCTTCGAGAGCTGAAAAAAAGTCTGCATAAGCCTGCATTGCCACGTGGGACTTTGGTATCCAAAGGCACTGCCCATTTTCAACCCCCGCACTTCAGGCAACGATACCGCCGGTATCAGCTTACCAGGCTTCCCGCAACCTTCCAGAGATATAAATCTTGCATGGTCTGATCATGGGCATTTGCTTTATCCCACCAAGCTGTAATCAAACAATCTTGTTGGACCCTCGCGATGGCCGCTGAAGCTGTTGGGCTAGCTGCCACCGTAATCACGATCGCTGATGCGGCATACAAGAGCAGCAAACGACTATACGAACTTATCGATGGCTTTCGGACCGCCTCAAAAACCTTGAGTGATCTTCATACAGATCTCTCTTCCCTCGAACAGCTTCTGCAATCTCTCAAGGATGCACTGGGAAAGGCCGACGACGAGAGCCTGTCAGACGAAATGAGAAAATGCTTGCAGAACCTCAAGCCTTGCATGGTAGCTTGCTGCGAGGTTTGTGACGACTTCAGTGCCAAGGTTATGCAGATAACATCGCATTCTACCGAAGATCATGTTAGCTGGAGGGACAAAATTCGACTCCAGTTCGAAGAAAAGGGCATCCAGGCCTTTCAATTTCGTCTCGCCGCCCACAAGACGACGATAAATATTGTTTTGGGATTAGTAAATCTGTAAGTCAATGGTTACATCAGGCTCTACCTTACGGACAAGATCGAAGCTAACCAGATACTGAACCGCAGTACATCATCCGATCAGAATCGGCAAGCCTACAAGAATCTCGAAACCAATATCATAACTGCGGTAAGTGGGATCTCTGGCCGAATCGAGGGTCTAGAAGTAAGCCTCCGGTTGCTGTCAACCGTACAGCTCGCCGAGCATAACAGGGTTGTGATGGAAGCCCTGCATGAACACGCGGTCGCTCTACAACAGTGCTTGAGGGTGTGCTATAGTGTAGTAGACGCTGCACCTGCGAGTACCAGCGACACAGTTCACCGCATGGAAGGCTACGATTCAGCGAAGCAACTGGTCGCAGGTGATATCGGAGATGCTGTTTTACGGTCCCGGCCAGTCACCGTGGGCATAGCCTCTGcccatcaacaagctcagcagGCGTTATTTCAGAACGTTGGTGCGGATAGTATCGACGGGGTAATGAAGTTCTTTCAGTAGTCTTGTGAGAACCTGGTATGTTAGGGGTGATATCAATGAACTTATGAATAACTTATAACATTAAGTAATCTCTATACCAGCCTAATATCACTGAGATTTCCTTATTGTTTCAGGCAGAGAAAGACCAAAGTCACAGGCAAACAATTACGAACCTATGACCTACTGTATTGCTTCTTAACTACAGTTCTTAAGATTGTAAATCCCTATCTACGGGCCTAATAATCGATAAGTAACTGGTTTGCTTGTTGACTTAAAAGAAAGTCCCAAACTAGAGgattctattatataaccaAGCTGTAACTAGCTGCTGTAGCCACTCAATCTCGGTCTAACTCTCccttatctatatacttgAAGAAAatgttatttatataatccCTCATAGTTCCCGTAGAATCTCAAAGAGGAAATCTGCAAGCCAAATGCGTAATGTCTTAGACTACCTATTATGCTAAACTTATAGGGGATTTCAGCCCAGCCTCGCTCGACGAAAGGGGAAAGGTTCGGGTTGCCATCAAGGTCTGGATTGCAAATACATCGCGCGCTATTGGGGTCGCTTAGCATGGGTCGGGCCTCACCCTGCACAGGCGTGAAGTTTGATGCCTCTATCACGAGATCATTATCAGCTTGCAAAAGGCAGTTGGAGAGATAGATAATCCACAAGCGATTACAATCCATGTTTTAGCTACGAATCACAACCTCAACTGCTGGAGACCCCTTAAAGTTTGAAACTCTGCCTCAGGACAAGCGGTGAAGGGTGTCTTAGATCGACGGTGGTGACTGGACAGGTTACGGGCTGAGATTATCTAGGGTCCCGCTGAGCCGCAGTTCAGCATGCTTCGTAATTATGGAGCGCGCCACGCTATTGAAAGTTATGCACTGCAAGGAAGCACACTATTCTTAATAGTTTAATGTACGCGTTGACGGTTCTGTATTAAAACACGGCTGGACTTGGTAGTTGGATCATGGGATATGCGCTTGTTTGTAATGACTGAGATGTGAGATATGGAAAAGGGTGCCAATTCCTTCAATAGTATTTTGTAAACTTGTCAGTCGGCCTTATGTAGTAGCACTATTGCCATGATACTATCACATTTCCTGCGACCAGTCAGATGCAGcgtattattaaatttaacgGCTGTGGGTCAACGAAACACTTTTCAGCTCCCATTTTCCCTCCGAGGCTGAGACATTTGCAGCTTCTAGTCAGCATCCGGACGTATCCGTACCGACACGATCAACCCCAGCGCTTAGCTACCTATCGCTAAGATTCTAGAACCGAGCAGCTAGTTAATATGGCATGATGGCTGCTTCTGTGTCCATTAATATGGGGTCTCGGCCCGTAAGGGGAAGCTATTCCGGCTCTTCAGctttcagcttcaagccaAGGTCTTTCCTAAAAGCGCTTCTGTCCATCTTGGCATGAAATCAAACGAGTCTCAGTATACAGAAATGGTATGGAGGAGTTGTAATCGGTAGCTATCTATGTTCCCTGATAGGCATCTATGAAATTCAGTTATAAAATACCAGCAGAAGTCCGGTCATTTGGCATTCAATCCCTTCTATCTTCAAACCTCTCACAGCCCACTTTACTCAAGTTATAttctttttcctcttcaGTCTCCTCAAAATGGCAACCACCGTCGTTCTGCCTAGTCTTCCGCCAACTATACCAGCTGCGCCTAAGCCAGGTGACATTCTCAAGCATCCCTCGctcgatgagaagaagaaggaggctagCATTAGTATCAAAGATGCGCCATTCTCCGATATAGACCCTGGTGTTTTCAACAGCGAGCtcgtgaagctcaagatctaTGCCAAGCCCCAGAAAGATCTCTTGGCGAAGCCAGAAATTGGCAAGGGCAACATCGTGAAGGGTACCTATATTGGCACTCAAGCTGCACTAACTCACGCATATGGCCGAATTGAGCGAAGGTAAGACCCGCTGATTCATAGTGATGACTGGATATATACTCACGTCCTCAGCTACGAGTCGTATTTTGATGTTCTGCAAGTTGAGCCTACCCTGCCTCGCTATGTAGACCTCAGCCAAAAGAAACAGTTGTTTCAATGGTCGGCCTACCCGACAGAAGATGGCAAGCCTTCTCGATATCCTCCCCATCTGCAGACAATTCCCAAAAATGAACAAGAGAGCAAAATCTTCAACGCCCTCGGCCTCGTTGAGACTGGTTTGATAATCAAGCAGATCATCCCAGATACCTTTTTGGGCAAGACAGCCCTTTGGATTACTGGCCTTAAAACCGGAAACATCTCCGGCGCTCCGACTGCAGGAAACACGATTGACGCCTTTGTCAAGTACAACGCAGAACATCGGAAATCAGGAACCGATATTGAACAAGGACGCAATATCGGCCTTTTGCCTGATTGGTTCAGCGATCGCCGTTTCGCCGACCAGTCTTTCACTGGCACCAACCCCACTACCATCGAAAAGGTCCCCAAGGACCTCCTTGCCGAGTTCATCGAGACCGCAAAGCGTGATGGGTGGGATTATTGGGCCAAGACTCTTCCCACTATTGACTCTGCTTCGCTTTTCGTGCAAGACACCCGCTACTTCCGAAAGGCTTTTGGCGCGAAGCCTGATGCTGAGTTAAAGCACAAGGAGCCTTCTTCGGACGAGAATTGGGCTTGTTCAGCAGTGACTCTCTATCAGCTCCGTGACGATGGCAAGTTGCACCCAATTGCCATTGTGTGTGACTACAAGGCTAGCATGAAAGACTCGGTCACCATTTTCAACCAGCGCAAGGATCCTTCTGACTCGTctgtgaaggagaaggacgaCTACCCGTGGCGATATGCAAAGACCTGTGCCCAGGTTTCAGACTGGATTCGTCACGAGGTTGGTGTGCACCTGACTCGGGCTCACTTGATCGAAGAGGCCTTGATTGTTGCAACCCATCGTACTATTCCTATGGAACACACGATCTTCAAGATTCTTCAGCCTCACTGGTACAAGACTCTATCTCTTAATGCTGCTGCAAGAGAGACACTTGTTCCACAAGTAATCAAGGATCTTGTTGGCGTCAGCCCAGATGCGCTGTA is a genomic window containing:
- a CDS encoding putative nicotinamidase family protein → MASATSFRDLVGIPASTASPSDSVLIIIDAQNEYAEGQLKVANAAESRKVIAGLLEKYRAANGSVVHVVHDTPEGAPVFTPGTKLAEEFDELKPKDGEAVIHKNFPGSFTKTDLQSVLDKTGKKKVVLTGYMAHVCVSTTARQADELGFDVIIPEDAVGDRDIPGVDASQLVKVSLSEIGDAFGTIIKSSSIA
- a CDS encoding related to pisatin demethylase cytochrome P450; the protein is MHSGLVETLLSALAQHWVLVLTSLTVAWLVKNRYHHGLNKYPGPFLASLTDWWRFWDVYGQRPEVTLQKLHAKHGDIVRYGPNALSFADPAVLKSIYGLSKGYVKSDFYIVQQSVVKGHRLASLFSTTDNDFHSQFRRCVNSAFSMSALVQYEPFVDNTTKLFLEQTENLFAKRSDVCDFTQWLQFYAFDVIGEITYSKRHGFIEKNEDVEGIVAYLGKLFLYVAPIGQIPFLDLIFQKNPIYLKLSQWGLFDSTIAVARFARARMAERLIPELKSVDSLPTSNLKKQPLGQDLLSKFIAAREARPEFMTDTLVQTMAVSMAFAGSETTAITLSAVFYYLLRNPECYQKLKKELDEAAKAGVFSDYETGLVTFSEAQKFPYLHACVQEAFRMHPAPGLPLERIVPPQGAEIGGEFIKGGTIVGVSAWIIHNRPEIFGNDTDVYRPERWLPDPKLDAEEEDKRIKKMTGMMFQFGMGSRTCIGKNISLLEIYKVVPSLLRRFEINFEDPSKEWRIINAWFVKQTDFNVKFTRRELVQPEFSEKQE
- a CDS encoding related to lipoxygenase 1 — translated: MATTVVLPSLPPTIPAAPKPGDILKHPSLDEKKKEASISIKDAPFSDIDPGVFNSELVKLKIYAKPQKDLLAKPEIGKGNIVKGTYIGTQAALTHAYGRIERSYESYFDVLQVEPTLPRYVDLSQKKQLFQWSAYPTEDGKPSRYPPHLQTIPKNEQESKIFNALGLVETGLIIKQIIPDTFLGKTALWITGLKTGNISGAPTAGNTIDAFVKYNAEHRKSGTDIEQGRNIGLLPDWFSDRRFADQSFTGTNPTTIEKVPKDLLAEFIETAKRDGWDYWAKTLPTIDSASLFVQDTRYFRKAFGAKPDAELKHKEPSSDENWACSAVTLYQLRDDGKLHPIAIVCDYKASMKDSVTIFNQRKDPSDSSVKEKDDYPWRYAKTCAQVSDWIRHEVGVHLTRAHLIEEALIVATHRTIPMEHTIFKILQPHWYKTLSLNAAARETLVPQVIKDLVGVSPDALYSYVKYEFENFDFVNNYVPNDLSKRGFPSTTEGLADKKYKNYAYAKNMVSMWNAIRSYVMKMLLMYYDQKTADKMVQEDPYVKEWCKEMQTSGWIKTFPTITTLDQLCDALTMSIHIAAPFHSAVNYLQSFYQSFVLAKPSTLCNPLPTSLADLKNYTEKNLLDALPADRQREWLLSVQIPWLLSFKVPSERSLINFAQSQWRAHKSGESDVDKSISKFSEAFYLDLKKLEVEFLITSKGMDEGAIPYMVLDPGNTAVSILI